The bacterium nucleotide sequence TGACCGTGACCACCGACCCCGCCGGCAAGGCGGTCCTTCAGATCCCCCCAGTACCTTCGACTCTACGGATTCGTCTTGAGAGAATTTACGAAATCGATTTAAAAACACTTCTGTAGAAGCGGTAAGAGCAGCCTCTCGCAGAGGCGTCCCTCGACGTGTTTCACTTGCTCGGGACCGTGAGCCTGTCGAACGGCAAAGCGGCAAAGTAGAGCGCTAAAAAGGAACGGCTTCTCCCTCACCTGAATGGTTGAGTCTCTCTGACCGTGACCAAAGCTTGCTTTTGTCCCGAGCAGAGAGACTCAACAGTCTGATTTCGGAGAAATCCCTGTCCTTGCCGGGACAGGTCAGGTGAGGGGAAGCAAAGAAGACTTCCTTTGTTATTTCTTAGGGTCTTGGCGTCTTGAGCTCATCCTGCCTATAGCAGGATGAGCGGGCGAGAGGCTTTTAAAGTCCGTTGACGATCCTCGTGATTCCGTTCTTGATCAGGCTTTCTCCGAAGTTGATCAAAAGTCCCAGCTTCATTCCTGACAGACGAAGGTAAGTAAGCAGCTGTCTCTTGTGGGCGTCAGTCGCATGGTCGATCGATTTGAGTTCGACAAGCAGTATGTTGTCGACGACAAGGTCGGCGCGAAATCCCGTATCGAAGATCCTGCCATCGTACTTGATCGGCATCAGAACCTGGGTTTCTACCGGGATGTCCCTGTTCCGTAATTCATAGATCAATATCTTTTCGTAGGCTGATTCAAGCAGCCCAGGCCCCAGTTTGCAGTGAATCTGAAATGCAGCGTCCACTACCTCCTTTGATAGTGCGTTGTGTACTTCCATTGTTCACCTCCCTTCGAATGTTATTTTCCAGGTTCAAAATCCGTGCCATGGCATTACAGGGCTTGCCTCTCGCAGAGGCGTCCCTCGACGTGTTTCACTTGCTCGGGACCGTGAGCCTGTCGAACGGCAAAGCGGCAAAGTAGAGCGCTAAAAAGGAACGGCTTCTCCCTCACCTGAATGGTTGAGTCTCTCTGACCGTGACCAAAGCTTGCTTTTGTCCCGAGCAGAGAAACTCAACAGTCTGATTTCGGAGAAATCCCTGTCCTTGCCGGGACAGGTCAG carries:
- a CDS encoding GxxExxY protein, translating into MEVHNALSKEVVDAAFQIHCKLGPGLLESAYEKILIYELRNRDIPVETQVLMPIKYDGRIFDTGFRADLVVDNILLVELKSIDHATDAHKRQLLTYLRLSGMKLGLLINFGESLIKNGITRIVNGL